In Cheilinus undulatus linkage group 14, ASM1832078v1, whole genome shotgun sequence, the genomic stretch CCACTTCAATGAATCATTCCTTGCTTTTAGTAGGGAGAAATCTCAGGCCCCAGCAACAATGCCTGAACAGTTCATTTCATTGGCAAACCCTTACTACAAAATTTCCAAGGTTATTGATTCCACATGGATGCCATGAAATCCACTTTAACTTTCACATTCGCCAGTTCCAGTAAAGTTTTGCCCCATGCCTGACCTCCTCTAACACCCCCTTCCTGTCTTAATTTCCCATGTGTTGTATAAACAATTCCTCTTACTCCCCCTCTTCTTGTGAAGAAGTCTTCCCGACAAGAGAGTTCTTGAAATCCTGGCACGGGCCAACCCATGATTAATAGGATAAAAGTCCTGCTGGAGCCCTTGACATGTCATTGAGTCCTATAAAGAACCTCTCAAAGGACAGAAGAGACATACTCTGGAGAAAAACAAGAAGCAGCTGAGCCAAGTGTCCTTCCATTTTGCTCATTAATATGAAAATGTATGCAGCAAGGTGGTCCAGCATCTAATCAAATGATCTATTTTATTGGGGGTACATGTGGTGTAAATGAGATTCCCATCATGTTCTGTTCTTATCTTACTGCATTCATGTCAATAACACAAGGACATAGTCCAGATCAATGTgttgaaaaatcaaaataaaatgctacTCATGTGCCTAAAGAGCATCGCAGCCTTTTCTAGTTTGTTACCTCTGGTCCACTGCTGACATCTAGTGGCTGCTTCCTCCTGCTGTGAACAAAATAGATTTCTCAGTCCATTACATCTGTTGTTTGTGGGGTATCATTAATTGAAACAGTTTCTACttgattcatttttatatttgaagGTTAGTGCCCCCTTTTAACCCATACAAGCAGTTAGATATACTATTAGACATGGGCCTATGACGGTGATAAAAAAAGCTACCAAATCAAGTCTAATTTTGTTTAGTCTGTATAGCACAGTTCACACACAGGGCAACCAAATGTGCTTCATtcagtcattatttttttgtattatacCAATCATAGTAAATGTTATCTTAAGTCTaagcaggtctagactgtactctttaTTAACTTATTGACAAAGCCCTGACGTTATTAATCAGGGGTGCAGGATATTCAGCacattggtattggcagatcgTAGCTTCAATAAAGATAGTTATCAGTAAGTgcatatgaaaatttctgcctaTATTTGCAGACTATATATGAGCCATGCATATCTTCATGAATGTACTAATGAACCGCAATGCTTCAGCTTATATGGCAAAGCATTAAGTTGGTAGAGCTCCAAGCAGAACCATgtgcagtactgtgcagaattttctggcatgtttgggccaaaatttgaggctgaagtaaggtgtacATGTAGCAAGTAAGCCTGCCTGAGGGCCCCTTGGGGCAGGAAAAGGACTGACACtaccagtttgttttttaaagttactttaaaagaaattaatgaTACCAAGCCATTAGTCCATAAGAatcctgatatttttttttaattagcacCTGACTGGTTCAGTACAATAGACCACATTAAGCCAACCAAATCAGCAGTTGGCCTCCTGTGTCCATGTTCATAATGTCAGTGTTGTTTTCAAATAATATCCCCACTCTCAAGGTGGCAAATATCagagagaaaatatgaaaactttAAGCTGTTATCAGCTTGCAGATACACTCTAAATGGCCTTTTCCTTGTAGTATTGCTGTGCTATGCATAATATAGATGCACAGTGTGGTAGTGTGCTATGAGTGCTATATAATATACCTTGCATGAACCTGTGCGCAAAGTTACCTTTTCTTGGCGAAACATGATGAGTAAGGTGGGCCCCACAGAAAGATCCGCCACTGATTGTGCATCCCCTGCATCAGTGACCATCAAGtggaggcccaggggccacatcaggctcTCAACggcttcccatccggcccccagaggatTATTAAATTCTGAAAATTTGATAGGGCAAAAATAtagtttaaattattttcttgaagtttaaataaaacctttaacCTAGTGGCTTATCAGGCAAAAAGCACACAAGTACTCCTGTCTTTTGGCATGATAAACACCAATCAATTTTCTACATACACCTCTTTAAGAGTGCAGTCTTCTCTTAGAATCTTTACAGAAGATCTGTTTCCTTCACATGTTTTGGGCCAGTTAccacacagcatattagcatcaaacttaATGATAGACATAAGAGAggtccagaaatatgtagctaaaatatcttaACTGTTCTTCTGGCTGCAGTAAaggtgatagggactgatctcactttttaaaggcttaaaaattTCCATTAATTTTGGAGAATATTTTTACAAGGATATGTAAATTAGACgaaaatatttatattatttctgtttatttcaatATCTGGCCTTCACAGCATCAGTCAGGAAggaaagctggcccttgtgaaaatggaATTGATGACGCTTGCCCTACAACAATCCACCATAAGCACAGCATTAAGCAACAATTAATAAAGTTACAGTGGAAAGGAAAAACAGTCTTTCACCAGTGCTGAAGTCCTCAAACAGAACTAtactcatgttgaacagccatctgcctAAGTGATAATAGATTTAAACAGTAAGTCACGATGACAGACTCATTCAGAAACAAGTCCTGAGTAAACTGAATTGTTTGACACTGACTTATTGTTGGTTAAGGGTTAAGAGACTCAAAAAATAATACTAATTCGATTTATAATAACTTCAAACAAGGGAATGCAGCTAACGCCTTAAACCATGTGGATGTCACTTGTTCTTCAACTCAGGCCCCTAACGAGCCACTAAAAGTAGGGACAGTATTATTCCACAGGGGTCATTTCCTGCTTCCCTTCACAAAAAGCTGCCATAAATATAGATTTTCAGTTCAAGTCTCAatataaatcacacaaataccAATGCGTTCGGCGTAACACAAGGCACACTTATGAGGAAATGAACACAACAGATGTCGAAACTAAAACAGACTCCCCCCATATTCTAGACAAGTGGTTGCGCCCAACAAGGAAGTTTCAAAACGATGGTTGTGTTATTGTCATGGTTGTCTCACCTTTAAAATACGGCTATGAATCGTCGCTCGTAGTTGTCCAGGTATTCCCTTTGTCACTTTCCAACTGGGTGGTATTAATTGTACGATATTCTGTCAGCTATgagttaaattgtttttttagatagttgtatttttttaaagcagaggCGGTTAAAAGACAAACATCGAACACGCTAATTCACACAAAGTCGTTCTCACTGGCAAGCTCGTTTGATAACCTCTCTCCTTAAGGACTTTAATAATAAAGATTTATGGGCATCTTTAATACGGTTGCCAAATGTTCACCGTTGGTCTACTTCTGTTTGGAGATTATGAAGCTGCGTGGCCGACCTTTCACCCAGTTAGTCAGACATTGCTGTGTCCCTAAAtgccctcctcttcatcagctgcagacctccacaGCATTTCTAAACGTAAGCTCAAGATAATAACAGAGCTCAGCGCCTTAAACAtgttcattttgtattttgcatTGTTGATTTTATGTATAAAATGTCCAACATATTGAACGAGGTAAGCTGCTATGAGGCCACCTTGTAACTGGGTGAATTTTGGTATTCAGCTATCGACAAGAAAGGGCTTGCAAGACCTCGCGGGGGTTCATTTTGCATCACAAGGTTTGCCCTGAGAAATTCTATATGCACGTTTTACTTCtcatgtatggaagccctaaaggGACATGCCATccatacattttgttttaatcaaatttaCCATGCTAGCAAGTCAGTTTTGGTTGTTTTAGGATCTCAACCTATCTACCTCctcacagaggtcatggtttggtTCATACCTCAGTTTTGGGGTAAGTAATGACTGTTTCAGTATGTTACATCATGTGCTGTTTAAAACTACCGTCTGTAGTATACACAACattgaacaaagaaaagagcaaattaaaaagcaacagaaattaATAGCACTTCTAAATTTGAGATTATGAGTTAGTTGCAACAGAAAAAGCCAGacttattgatttataaagagTGCATCAGGCCAGGGGTTATTCGAGAGGGGTGTagctgcagagagagcaaaCATCTCTTACAGACCGTTCATCAAAGATGCTGCATATCTCAAAAAGGAAGTGCCATATTTTGTCTGTACAATGTTTTTCCAggtttggattaaaaaaaaacacatctttgttTATAAACATGAATAGCCactttgcaaacattacagaccaagcagcatttcattaagcagagaaaaaattcagaggtctaatccaagATGGCTGCCTAGCTACCCACATACTCAGTGGGGTCCATCTTGAggcctgaacattttgaatatagccccaaatgtaaaacaactacCAGTCTGTTTACTTCCTCTCTCCACTCTCAACTCTGCTTGACCAACCTTAACTTTGGAAAACAGACACttggtgtttttaaatttgaaaaaaggtgattttatttcaaaaacagaaTTGGCTAAGATGAATTTGGAAATATAGGATATCTTGCATTAGGAGGCTGTGTGtgctttccttttttccatttagatGTATTTGTCATGTGACTGCATGCACCGAATGGTGACATCTGAACTTTGACGGTTGGGATGAATAAATACTGTTGCAACTCTATGAGATTGCATTGCAGGATTTCCTGTGGtaatgaggttttttttttttttttgagttaaagaaaaaaaaacaacaaacagaaatgtACTTTAATCACAGGATgacacagtaaaataaaatacatggaTGCATGTTCACTGAGAGCTTCCATGTATTGAACCGTGAGACTCAGGTTGTCATGCCAgattgttaaattttttttaagttttggtacTGTTTTTTCAGATCAATAAAATAACAGACAGTATTGTTGGAAACATTTTGTCAACAccttatttttgctctttttgttaAAACTCTGACATTGATTGAATTCTCTTTTGCCACAACAGATTTCATGGCATAGCAGCTTGAGTGAAACAAGGACGTGGTTCTGATGTATCAGTGTTCCCATCCTGAAAAGCTAAAATGGCTTCCTCGCAGATCCGCCTGAAAATCCTCCCCAGCGTTCGCTGCTTCTTTGATAAACTAGTACACGTCAAAGTTGAAGGACTCGCTCCTCATAAACCAGTTGAATTGAGATCCAAACTGGTGGATGACAGAGGGGTAACTTTTAAGGCTTCAGCACTGTACAAAGCAGATGAAACTGGCCTGGTGGATGTTTCCCGTGCACCTTCACTGGGAGGGAGTTACACTGGAGTAGAGCCCATGGGGTTGTTTTGGTCCCTGGCACCAGAGACTCCACACAATAAACTCCTGAAGAAGAACGTGCTCACCCCGACACAGGTACAGATAGAAGCACTGAGCAGGGACACAGGTGAGATTTTAGCGTCTGAAACCAATGAGAGAGAATACATGACAGAAGGGATGAAAAGGATACCTGTGGAAGAGGGAAAAATACGAGGAGTGCTCTTCATACCACCAGGTAATCTACATCCAAGAGTCGGCATACAAACTGAGGAGAGGTCGCCATTTTTATCAACATCTCTCTTTTTGTCCCACAGGAAAGGGTCCATTTCCAGGAATAGTAGATTTGTACACATATGGTGGAGGTCTTTCTGAGCCCAGAGCGAGCATTCTGGCAAGCAGAGGCTACGCTGTTCTTGCACTGGCCTATTTAGGCTACAAGGATCTACCAAAAAAAGTTGACAAGTTGGATCTGGAGTACTTTGAAGAAGCTGTGACTATTCTAAGAAGACAACCAGAGGTTAGTGTTTAATATTAAGAAAGGATGTTTAATACTattctcctcctcctttacTTCTGTAAATACTGGAATAACTGGATTATTAATTTCTGATATAATGGTTAGAAGGCAAGTACAGCTTTAGgcccagatttttttctgtcattgttgCCATCTACTGGTCACTATCTGTATCTGTGATAATGTTTAGTTGTAGACATTCACTGCAAATATGCAGTGTCTATCAGGATAGTTGtagattagaaaaaaataagtagATTAATTCATCTGTTGAAGGGTGGGTATTTCTGCAGGTGTTTGAACACTGAAGGTCCAACCTCTCTTAAATCCTGCTTCTTATTCTGATAATTCATCACATGATAATGACAGGGCAGCATGATATCATGGGCATCATAGGCTATCAGTAGATAATAGCTTAAAAGGTAGGGATgcattgtattgtttttttttcctgatatttgatatttacaaattcatttagTCTGATACTTATATCAATACTGACATATAAatatagttcagacctaaaactaaAGTC encodes the following:
- the acot20 gene encoding acyl-coenzyme A thioesterase 1 — its product is MASSQIRLKILPSVRCFFDKLVHVKVEGLAPHKPVELRSKLVDDRGVTFKASALYKADETGLVDVSRAPSLGGSYTGVEPMGLFWSLAPETPHNKLLKKNVLTPTQVQIEALSRDTGEILASETNEREYMTEGMKRIPVEEGKIRGVLFIPPGKGPFPGIVDLYTYGGGLSEPRASILASRGYAVLALAYLGYKDLPKKVDKLDLEYFEEAVTILRRQPEVKGPGIGIISISHSGGIALAMSSFLSGISATVCINACNANTVIPVHYKGLVIPPLPPVIENVKFLDSGALSIRDATPDPLLEENRASLFPIERANCQFLFAVSEDDHNWTSGFFANQAVETLRKHGKKSYELVTYPKAGHFLEVPHMPYCASTFHGAVGMPVVFGGEPKAHSEAQLDLWERVQEFFKSHLVDKSTC